A genomic region of Silurus meridionalis isolate SWU-2019-XX chromosome 7, ASM1480568v1, whole genome shotgun sequence contains the following coding sequences:
- the LOC124388786 gene encoding alpha-tectorin-like — translation MTAAVTFPRPNRQRLQPGFPSLMLSPLLPCLVASLFMNGSPAPTTSVPAVQLFIKDGEHKTIQLQQPFVYAGTTYSHLYLNMDGYVSFSIPNIADQTSSWIEVPNPQVGKNIIAPLWTDLRVDQGGSWTYEQATNGFLLKEATNAINIMFPSINFSASWVFVSTWENVPLEWTSGVASLQVVLVSDSEGQSYALLNYGTIPSIPSPFWLAGFDVENSDFITIAVDDSSQLSSTSNSNIPGCWAFQVSNLPAGNPVPANFYPFWHGAKVDLNNGSSSQITLQRAFQYFESYMNTIHVNKNGVLSFSEPLHEASPDIYANNTDIIAPFWTDFVTDDGKVIYQEVTDGPLLARATQDINTMFPGIIFMLLGFL, via the exons ATGACAGCTGCAGTGACATTCCCCAGACCCAACCGACAACGCCTGCAGCCTG GTTTTCCGTCCCTCATGCTCTCTCCACTTCTGCCATGTCTTGTTGCTTCGCTCTTTATGA ATGGAAGCCCGGCACCAACGACATCTGTACCAG CAGTACAGCTTTTTATCAAAGATGGAGAACATAAAACAATTCAGCTGCAGCAGCCATTCGTGTACGCCGGAACGACTTACTCTCATCTCTAT cTAAATATGGATGGTTACGTATCTTTTTCTATTCCAAATATTGCTGATCAAACATCAAGTTGGATTGAGGTACCCAACCCACAAGTTGGCAAAAACATAATCGCGCCGCTGTGGACCGATCTTCGTGTTGACCAAGGAGGAAGCTGGACCTACGAGCAGGCCACAAATGGCTTTCTTCTAAAAGAAGCTACAAATGCAATTAACATCATGTTCCCCTCTATTAACTTTTCTGCTTCCTGGGTCTTTGTCTCCACTTGGGAAAACGTACCACTTGAATGGACTTCAGGG GTTGCATCCCTCCAAGTTGTCTTGGTCTCAGACAGTGAAGGTCAATCTTATGCCCTGTTGAACTACGGTACCATACCTTCTATTCCCTCCCCTTTCTGGCTG gccgGCTTTGACGTAGAAAACAGTGATTTTATTACCATTGCAGTAGACGATTCCTCTCAGCTGTCTTCGACTAGTAACAGCAATATTCCAGGTTGCTGGGCTTTTCAAGTGTCCAATTTACCTGCAG GCAATCCAGTTCCTGCAAACTTCTATCCCTTCTGGCATGGTGCAAAAGTTGACCTTAATAATGGGAGTTCCTCTCAGATAACACTTCAGAGGGCATTCCAGTACTTTGAATCATACATGAACACAATACAT GTGAATAAGAACGGCGTACTAAGTTTCTCAGAGCCACTCCACGAGGCAAGTCCTGATATCTATGCAAATAACACCGACATCATCGCTCCATTTTGGACCGACTTCGTAACTGACGATGGAAAAGTCATCTATCAGGAAGTCACCGATGGTCCTCTTCTGGCCCGTGCGACACAAGACATTAATACCATGTTCCCAGGAATCATTTTTATGCTACTTGGCTTTTTATAG
- the LOC124389250 gene encoding pancreatic secretory granule membrane major glycoprotein GP2-like produces the protein MIPYPDPSFYIPYSGNVTLEVNQQLYIAVEVEQVDSNQTALVLGNCWATPMNQIDHSVRWDLIVNECPHPTDGMVTMLQNGVSSSSRFSIKMFTFTSFPTNIYLHCQVHLCQLDSGNCSVQCDGAFSRRRRSVDFYDSAAITMGL, from the exons ATGATCCCGTATCCCGATCCTAGTTTCTACATTCCGTATTCGGGCAACGTGACCCTAGAAGTGAACCAGCAGCTCTATATAGCTGTAGAAGTGGAACAGGTAGACAGCAATCAAACCGCCCTCGTGCTTGGCAACTGCTGGGCAACACCCATGAACCAGATCGACCATTCCGTCCGCTGGGACCTGATCGTTAACGA ATGTCCACACCCTACTGACGGCATGGTAACGATGTTGCAGAACGGTGTCTCGTCATCCAGTCGCTTCTCCATCAAGATGTTCACATTCACCAGCTTTCCTACCAACATCTATCTACACTGCCAGGTCCATCTCTGTCAGCTGGATTCAGGCAACTGCTCAGTG CAATGCGATGGCGCCTTTTCCAGAAGACGCAGATCTGTAGATTTTTACGACTCCGCTGCAATTACCATGGGACTCTGA